The genomic interval TGGTTCATGGTCAGTTCCATGTGTTGCCTCCTTTGCCCGGATAGTCCCTCTCCGCGTCGCCGCCGGAGAGGGATCGAAGCAGCGTTGTTTACTTGGCGCCGCCGGGCTTGGCCCAGGCGGCAGTGACGATGTGGCCGCCGGCGATGCGCTCGCAACTGCCCTTGGGGAGCGCGATCCAGGCTTCCGCCTCGTTGTCTGTCTTGATGCTGCCGGCACAGGCCGACTTGCTGGTGCCG from Betaproteobacteria bacterium carries:
- a CDS encoding DUF2282 domain-containing protein, with protein sequence MNASNRIINTAFASLLALGLSAAGSQAMAAKGDTEKCAGIVKAGKNDCGTSKSACAGSIKTDNEAEAWIALPKGSCERIAGGHIVTAAWAKPGGAK